One Glycocaulis abyssi DNA window includes the following coding sequences:
- a CDS encoding DUF3775 domain-containing protein: MVGEEQLEQKMPLSHLSDPKVHNIIDLAQKMNAAFPPSKDGIDPFSPEAKQKLGAYISSPEHQALVNYIANLSKDELVELTALIWLGRGDGDDFDGLIEHAGRSRGPGDVDYIVEKSPSLPTYLSAGLRLIKGQ, translated from the coding sequence ATGGTTGGCGAAGAGCAATTGGAGCAAAAAATGCCGCTTTCTCACCTATCGGACCCGAAAGTCCATAATATCATAGATTTAGCCCAGAAAATGAATGCTGCATTCCCGCCATCGAAGGACGGAATCGATCCTTTCTCACCGGAGGCCAAGCAAAAGTTGGGCGCCTACATATCAAGCCCAGAGCACCAGGCGTTAGTTAACTACATCGCCAATCTATCAAAAGATGAGTTGGTGGAGCTAACGGCTTTGATTTGGCTAGGTCGAGGCGACGGCGATGATTTTGATGGCCTTATTGAACATGCGGGACGTAGTCGCGGCCCCGGAGACGTCGATTACATCGTCGAAAAGTCACCATCCCTCCCAACCTACCTCAGTGCTGGACTGAGGCTCATAAAAGGCCAATAG
- a CDS encoding helix-turn-helix domain-containing protein, translated as MLNEALRLVRVYHDMSKAELARELGFSRSFITELEGGSKKVTIDTLERYSEYFDIPVSSLMLFAERTVDADFSEAARTFVADKALRMLDWVSSISRHERE; from the coding sequence ATGCTGAATGAAGCGCTGAGACTTGTTCGGGTTTACCACGACATGAGCAAGGCAGAGCTTGCCCGAGAGTTGGGATTTTCTCGGTCTTTCATTACCGAGCTAGAAGGTGGAAGCAAGAAAGTCACTATCGATACGCTGGAACGATATTCCGAGTATTTTGATATACCGGTATCGTCGCTCATGCTTTTTGCGGAGCGGACTGTCGATGCCGACTTTTCTGAAGCGGCGAGAACATTCGTTGCCGATAAGGCGCTAAGAATGCTTGACTGGGTGTCGTCTATTTCCCGCCATGAACGCGAGTAG
- a CDS encoding reverse transcriptase family protein has protein sequence MKRYPPNQSQLYKVTSPADLARRLEVELCDLEELANRYDNYKRFDAGKTKKRPVQEPKDRLKKIHQKIARWLSRIETPDYLHSAIRGRSYITNASAHRADVDLIKVDIKSFFNNVRTHSVYLFFLHYMKCRADVSMLLAKILTVDGHLATGSSVSPILSYFAHKPMFDEIAQLSNELDLTFTVYVDDMCLSGEQAVRRTLFNVRQIIHRHGLSSHKCRYFPAGVPRVVTGNALTPKGTRLPHPRHLKIKKAFEELECLSAGPAREKAVNALKSRLYEAAQLEPVWAERARSLANSEALKQ, from the coding sequence ATGAAGCGCTACCCTCCCAACCAATCCCAACTGTACAAGGTAACTTCGCCAGCGGACCTTGCCCGGCGGCTTGAGGTTGAGTTGTGTGATTTGGAAGAGCTTGCCAATCGTTACGACAACTATAAGCGGTTCGACGCTGGGAAGACCAAGAAGCGACCTGTCCAAGAACCAAAAGACCGGCTGAAGAAAATTCACCAGAAAATTGCCCGGTGGCTAAGCCGCATCGAAACGCCAGATTACCTCCATTCGGCAATCCGTGGGCGTTCATATATAACAAATGCTAGCGCTCATCGAGCAGACGTTGACCTTATCAAGGTGGATATTAAGTCATTTTTTAATAATGTTAGAACTCACTCGGTTTATTTGTTTTTTCTTCATTATATGAAATGTCGCGCTGACGTTTCGATGTTGCTTGCGAAGATATTGACCGTGGACGGGCATCTCGCAACGGGAAGTTCCGTCAGCCCCATTCTTTCTTACTTTGCGCACAAGCCGATGTTCGATGAAATTGCACAGTTGTCCAATGAGCTCGATCTGACCTTCACCGTCTATGTGGATGATATGTGTTTGAGCGGCGAACAGGCTGTTCGCCGGACACTTTTTAACGTCAGACAGATCATCCATCGGCATGGTTTGAGCTCTCACAAGTGCCGCTATTTCCCAGCCGGTGTGCCACGGGTCGTCACGGGCAACGCCCTAACGCCGAAAGGCACCCGATTGCCTCACCCTCGACACCTCAAGATCAAGAAGGCGTTTGAGGAACTTGAGTGCCTCTCAGCCGGGCCGGCCAGAGAAAAGGCGGTAAACGCACTTAAGAGCCGACTCTACGAAGCTGCCCAACTTGAACCGGTTTGGGCGGAACGGGCGCGCTCGTTGGCTAATTCCGAAGCTTTGAAGCAATAA
- a CDS encoding M20/M25/M40 family metallo-hydrolase, whose protein sequence is MDGHPKSSSTLDAVLARQEAGFEAALARYDQLLRIKSISTDPAYKAECLKAAQSLADELSALGFDARVAPAIGHPFVVAHHEGATADAPHVLFYGHYDVQPVDPLELWEADPFEPEIKTRADGSKYIRARGAADDKGQLRTFIEACRAWKEETGTLPCKVTIFFEGEEESGSPSLEAWLTEHGQEIKADFALVCDTNMWDRKTPAITASLRGMTAGEVTLHAASRDLHSGLYGGAARNPITLLTQILGSIHDETGRVTLSGFYDGVEDVPEPVLEQWKALNFSEERFLGDIDLSVPAGEQGRMVLEQIWTRPTAEINGIIGGYTGEGFKTVIPAQASAKISFRLVPGQDPEKVWKAFEAHVTSRLPADCQAVFLRRDTGAPALAVDVTNPALQACVEALRDEWETEPALMGCGGSIPIVGDFKRHLGMDTILAGFGLEDDNIHSPNEKYELESFRKGIRSWARILDRLAGKR, encoded by the coding sequence ATGGACGGACACCCCAAATCATCCAGCACGCTGGACGCGGTTCTGGCCCGTCAGGAGGCGGGGTTTGAGGCCGCGCTGGCGCGCTATGACCAGCTCTTGCGCATCAAGTCCATCTCCACCGATCCTGCCTACAAGGCGGAATGCCTTAAAGCCGCGCAGAGCCTTGCCGATGAGTTGAGCGCGCTGGGCTTTGACGCCCGCGTCGCGCCGGCGATTGGCCATCCCTTTGTCGTGGCCCACCATGAGGGTGCGACCGCCGATGCGCCCCACGTATTGTTCTACGGCCATTACGATGTGCAACCCGTTGATCCGCTGGAGCTGTGGGAAGCCGACCCGTTCGAGCCGGAGATCAAGACCAGAGCCGATGGATCGAAATACATCCGCGCGCGCGGCGCAGCCGATGACAAGGGCCAGCTGCGCACCTTCATCGAGGCCTGCCGCGCCTGGAAGGAAGAGACCGGCACCCTGCCCTGCAAGGTGACGATCTTCTTTGAGGGCGAGGAGGAAAGCGGCTCCCCGAGCCTTGAGGCCTGGCTGACCGAGCACGGACAGGAGATCAAGGCGGACTTTGCCCTCGTCTGCGATACAAACATGTGGGACCGCAAGACCCCCGCCATCACGGCGAGCCTTCGCGGCATGACCGCCGGCGAAGTGACCCTTCACGCCGCCAGCCGTGATCTCCATTCCGGGCTTTATGGCGGCGCGGCGCGCAACCCGATCACGCTGCTGACGCAGATACTGGGCAGCATCCATGACGAGACCGGCCGGGTGACGCTTTCCGGCTTCTATGACGGCGTGGAAGACGTGCCGGAGCCGGTGCTGGAACAATGGAAGGCGCTGAACTTCTCTGAGGAGCGCTTCCTCGGCGATATTGACCTCTCCGTGCCTGCAGGCGAACAGGGCCGCATGGTGCTGGAGCAGATCTGGACGCGGCCCACCGCCGAGATCAACGGCATTATTGGCGGCTATACGGGCGAAGGCTTCAAGACCGTGATCCCGGCGCAGGCGAGCGCGAAAATCTCCTTCCGCCTGGTGCCGGGACAGGACCCGGAGAAGGTGTGGAAGGCGTTTGAGGCGCATGTCACGAGCCGCCTGCCCGCCGACTGCCAGGCCGTTTTCCTGCGCCGCGATACCGGCGCGCCCGCGCTTGCCGTGGACGTGACGAACCCTGCCCTTCAGGCTTGCGTCGAGGCGCTGCGCGATGAGTGGGAGACCGAGCCCGCCCTGATGGGCTGTGGCGGCTCCATCCCCATTGTCGGCGATTTCAAGCGCCATCTGGGGATGGATACCATCCTGGCGGGCTTCGGCCTTGAGGACGACAATATCCACAGCCCGAACGAGAAATATGAGCTGGAAAGCTTCCGCAAGGGCATACGCTCCTGGGCGCGGATACTGGACCGTCTGGCGGGGAAGAGATGA